Proteins from a genomic interval of Ferrovibrio terrae:
- a CDS encoding leucyl aminopeptidase: MKIEIVDSKTPKRGSLVLVVGEGRQLGSFGQQVDKACGGALGKAMAAAARFSGGKGQWLEVLAPGGGSGGGLNRVLLAGLGKTTEVKAVAYEAVGADAVKRLATAGETELAIGAEVLKGTMLPAGEAAARAALGARLGGYRFDKYRTKMKDREKPTLKTVNVLTQAAPAAKKLHAPLDKLAAGVEITRNLVTEPANIIYPESMAAECRKLTKLGVKVEVLGEREMKKLGMGALLGVGQGSERESKLVVMHWNGGKKGGKPVSFVGKGVCFDTGGISIKPAGGMEEMKWDMAGAGAVVGTMAALAGRKAKVNAVGVVALVENMPSGTAQRPGDVVTSMSGQTIEVLNTDAEGRLILCDAMWYTQQRFKPQFMVDLATLTGAIIISLGHEHAGLFSNNDRLSEQLAAAGKSEDELLWRMPLSEAYDEGLKSPIADMQNIAGPGFGAGSITAAQFLQRFVIDKTPWAHLDIAGVAWSKKDKATVPKGATGFGVRLLNRLVADHYEDR; this comes from the coding sequence ATGAAAATCGAGATCGTCGACAGCAAAACCCCGAAACGCGGCAGCCTGGTCCTTGTCGTGGGCGAGGGGCGCCAGCTCGGTTCGTTCGGCCAGCAGGTCGACAAGGCCTGCGGCGGTGCGCTGGGCAAGGCCATGGCGGCCGCGGCGCGGTTTTCCGGCGGCAAGGGCCAGTGGCTCGAGGTGCTGGCACCAGGTGGCGGTTCGGGCGGCGGCCTGAACCGGGTGCTGCTGGCCGGCCTGGGCAAGACCACCGAGGTCAAGGCTGTCGCCTATGAGGCGGTGGGCGCCGACGCGGTGAAGCGGCTGGCGACGGCGGGCGAGACCGAGCTGGCCATCGGGGCCGAGGTGCTGAAGGGCACCATGCTGCCGGCCGGCGAGGCCGCGGCGCGCGCCGCCCTGGGCGCCCGGCTCGGCGGTTACCGCTTCGACAAATACCGCACAAAAATGAAGGACCGCGAGAAGCCGACGCTGAAGACGGTCAACGTGCTGACCCAGGCCGCTCCGGCGGCGAAAAAGCTGCATGCCCCGCTCGACAAGCTGGCGGCGGGCGTGGAGATCACCCGCAACCTGGTGACCGAGCCGGCCAACATCATCTATCCGGAAAGCATGGCGGCTGAATGCCGCAAGCTGACCAAGCTCGGCGTCAAGGTCGAGGTGCTGGGCGAGCGCGAGATGAAGAAGCTCGGCATGGGCGCGCTGCTCGGCGTCGGCCAGGGCTCGGAGCGCGAGTCCAAGCTGGTCGTGATGCACTGGAACGGCGGCAAGAAGGGCGGCAAGCCCGTCAGCTTCGTCGGCAAGGGCGTCTGCTTCGACACCGGCGGCATTTCGATCAAGCCGGCCGGCGGCATGGAAGAGATGAAGTGGGATATGGCCGGCGCCGGCGCCGTCGTCGGCACCATGGCGGCCCTTGCCGGCCGCAAGGCCAAGGTGAATGCGGTGGGCGTGGTGGCGCTGGTGGAAAACATGCCGTCCGGCACCGCGCAGCGTCCGGGCGACGTGGTCACGTCCATGTCCGGGCAAACCATCGAGGTATTGAATACCGATGCCGAAGGCCGCCTGATCCTGTGCGACGCCATGTGGTACACGCAGCAGCGTTTCAAGCCGCAGTTCATGGTCGACCTCGCCACGCTGACCGGCGCGATCATCATCTCGCTGGGCCATGAGCATGCCGGCCTGTTCTCGAACAACGACCGCCTGTCGGAGCAGCTGGCCGCCGCCGGCAAGTCGGAAGACGAGCTGCTGTGGCGCATGCCGCTCAGCGAGGCTTACGACGAGGGCCTGAAGTCGCCGATCGCCGACATGCAGAATATCGCGGGCCCCGGCTTCGGCGCCGGCTCGATCACGGCGGCGCAGTTCCTGCAGCGCTTTGTCATCGACAAGACGCCCTGGGCGCATCTGGACATCGCCGGCGTGGCCTGGAGCAAGAAGGACAAGGCGACGGTGCCGAAGGGCGCCACCGGCTTTGGCGTCCGCCTGCTCAACCGCCTCGTCGCCGATCACTACGAAGATCGCTGA
- the lptG gene encoding LPS export ABC transporter permease LptG, producing the protein MRQSLTLSLYFGRHFFAAILTVLTVLAVLAFSFDTVELLRRASGRADASLGLVLEMSVLKLPSLMTKLFPFAVLFGGMLALSRLTRSQELTVSRAAGVSVWQFLFPGIALSLLLGVFLVTVYNPLSAAMLSRYENIDAKVMRGRTSMLAVSSGGLWLREADANGQVVVHALRVAQQGVELRDAILFYYEGRDKFVKRIDAAVALLEAGQWRLQKAVVSYPDRAAERHELLTVPTTLTFDRIQESFASPATISFWELPSFISTLENAGFSAMRHRLHFYTLLASPVLLCAMLLIAASFSLRLTRRGGIGAMLAGGVAAGFLLYFTVELMQPFGLNGTLPVPLAAWAPTVVFVMLGISLLFHLEDG; encoded by the coding sequence ATGCGACAGTCGCTGACGCTATCGCTCTATTTCGGGCGCCACTTCTTTGCGGCGATCCTCACGGTCCTGACCGTGCTGGCCGTGCTGGCGTTCAGTTTCGACACCGTGGAACTGCTGCGCCGCGCCAGCGGCCGTGCCGATGCGTCGCTCGGCCTGGTACTCGAAATGTCGGTGCTCAAGCTGCCGTCGCTGATGACCAAGCTGTTTCCCTTCGCTGTCCTGTTCGGCGGCATGCTGGCGCTCAGCCGCCTGACCCGGTCGCAGGAACTGACGGTCAGCCGCGCCGCCGGCGTTTCGGTCTGGCAGTTCCTGTTCCCTGGCATCGCGCTGTCGTTGCTGCTCGGGGTCTTCCTGGTCACGGTTTACAATCCTCTCAGCGCCGCCATGCTGTCGCGCTACGAAAATATCGACGCCAAGGTGATGCGCGGCCGCACCAGCATGCTGGCGGTGTCGTCTGGCGGCCTGTGGCTGCGTGAAGCCGACGCCAATGGACAGGTGGTGGTGCATGCTCTGCGCGTGGCGCAGCAAGGCGTCGAGCTGCGCGACGCAATCCTGTTCTACTACGAAGGCCGCGACAAGTTCGTGAAGCGGATCGATGCCGCCGTGGCACTGCTCGAAGCCGGCCAGTGGCGGCTGCAGAAGGCCGTGGTCAGCTACCCCGACCGCGCCGCAGAACGCCACGAGCTTCTGACGGTGCCGACCACACTGACCTTCGATCGCATCCAGGAAAGCTTTGCCTCGCCGGCAACGATCTCGTTCTGGGAACTGCCGTCGTTCATCAGCACGCTGGAAAACGCGGGCTTCTCGGCGATGCGCCATCGCCTGCATTTCTACACGCTGCTCGCCTCGCCCGTCCTGCTCTGCGCCATGCTGCTGATCGCCGCCAGCTTCAGCCTGCGCCTGACCCGGCGCGGCGGCATCGGCGCCATGCTGGCAGGCGGCGTTGCCGCCGGCTTCCTGCTGTATTTCACGGTCGAATTAATGCAGCCATTCGGTCTCAACGGCACCTTGCCAGTGCCGCTGGCCGCCTGGGCCCCCACTGTGGTTTTCGTCATGCTGGGAATTTCGCTGCTGTTCCATCTGGAGGACGGATGA
- a CDS encoding ABC-F family ATP-binding cassette domain-containing protein: MLSFRDLTYRIAGRVLLDHVSAVIPAGHKVGLVGRNGTGKSTLFKIITGELQTETGSVELPNDCKIAKLPQEPPGGEQTPIAYVLAADAEREALLIEAEELEDATSMEDAERIAAVHMRLAEIDAHTAPARAAVILAGLGFDEAAQNRPLDSFSGGWRMRVALAGCLFAQPDLLLLDEPTNHLDLEASLWLESYLKTYPRTFLLISHDRHFLNSAIEHILHIDNTKLVLYRGNYDTFETERRLRMEQQTAFATRQAEQRKHMEAFVARFRASASKARQAQSRIKMLAKMQPIVAAIEDPTVIFRLPDPEELPPPLIVLDHLTAGYAADKPVLRNLDLRIDMEDRIAMLGANGNGKSTLAKILAGTLKPQGGKLQKSGKLRIGYFAQDQDDVLDENRTPVEHMLDLLPNATIEQMRTKLGSFGLVRDKAQTAAGKLSGGERARLLFAMVTHHAPHLLILDEPTNHLDMDTRDALVQAVNEFKGAVILVSHDRHMAEACADRFWLVGDGTVKDFDGDLDDYARLLAEKRRATASTVKLKGGGGGGKAVDASADRKADRKAAAAARQALAPLRIAVQAAEKAMAKLNAEKTRLDATLADPDTYTKMSAAKQSELQKQHGELVKQLETAEEAWLDAQAKLETAQAEAA, from the coding sequence ATGCTGTCTTTTCGCGACCTGACCTACCGGATTGCCGGCCGTGTGCTGCTGGACCATGTCTCGGCCGTGATCCCGGCCGGGCATAAAGTCGGCCTGGTCGGGCGTAATGGCACCGGCAAATCGACGCTGTTCAAGATCATCACCGGCGAATTGCAGACCGAAACCGGCAGCGTCGAACTGCCCAACGACTGCAAGATCGCCAAGCTGCCGCAGGAACCGCCGGGCGGCGAGCAGACGCCGATCGCCTATGTGCTGGCCGCCGATGCCGAGCGCGAGGCGCTGCTGATCGAGGCGGAAGAACTCGAAGACGCCACCAGCATGGAAGACGCCGAGCGCATCGCCGCGGTGCATATGCGACTGGCCGAGATCGACGCCCATACCGCGCCGGCGCGCGCCGCCGTCATCCTGGCGGGACTGGGCTTTGACGAAGCCGCGCAGAACCGTCCGCTGGATTCCTTCTCGGGCGGCTGGCGCATGCGCGTGGCGCTGGCCGGCTGTCTGTTTGCCCAGCCGGATCTGCTGCTGCTGGATGAGCCGACCAACCATCTCGATCTCGAAGCCTCGCTCTGGCTCGAAAGCTACCTGAAAACCTATCCGCGCACCTTCCTGCTGATCAGCCATGACCGGCATTTCCTGAACAGCGCGATCGAACACATCCTGCATATCGACAACACCAAGCTCGTTCTCTATCGCGGCAACTACGACACTTTCGAGACCGAGCGGCGGCTCCGCATGGAGCAGCAGACGGCCTTTGCCACGCGCCAGGCCGAACAGCGCAAGCATATGGAAGCCTTCGTCGCGCGCTTCCGCGCCTCGGCCTCCAAAGCGCGTCAGGCGCAGAGCCGCATCAAGATGCTGGCCAAGATGCAGCCGATCGTGGCCGCCATTGAAGATCCCACCGTGATCTTCCGCCTGCCCGATCCGGAAGAACTGCCGCCGCCGCTGATCGTGCTGGATCATCTGACCGCCGGGTATGCCGCCGACAAGCCGGTGCTGCGCAACCTCGATCTGCGCATCGACATGGAAGACCGCATCGCCATGCTGGGTGCCAACGGCAACGGCAAGTCGACGCTGGCCAAGATTCTCGCCGGCACGCTGAAGCCGCAGGGCGGCAAGCTGCAGAAAAGCGGCAAGCTGCGCATCGGCTATTTCGCGCAGGACCAGGACGACGTGCTGGACGAAAACCGCACGCCGGTCGAACACATGCTCGACCTGCTGCCGAATGCCACTATCGAACAGATGCGCACCAAGCTGGGCAGCTTCGGCCTCGTGCGCGACAAGGCGCAGACCGCGGCCGGCAAGCTGTCGGGCGGCGAGCGCGCGCGGCTGCTGTTTGCCATGGTCACGCATCATGCGCCGCATCTGCTGATCCTCGACGAACCGACCAACCATCTCGACATGGACACGCGCGACGCGCTGGTGCAGGCGGTGAACGAATTCAAGGGCGCCGTCATCCTGGTCAGCCATGATCGCCATATGGCCGAGGCCTGCGCGGACCGCTTCTGGCTGGTCGGCGACGGCACCGTGAAAGACTTCGACGGCGACCTCGACGATTACGCCAGACTGCTGGCCGAGAAGCGCCGCGCCACGGCCTCGACGGTGAAGCTGAAAGGCGGCGGCGGTGGCGGCAAGGCCGTGGATGCCTCCGCCGACCGCAAGGCAGACCGCAAGGCGGCGGCCGCCGCGCGTCAGGCGCTGGCGCCGTTGCGCATCGCCGTGCAGGCAGCCGAAAAGGCGATGGCCAAACTCAATGCCGAGAAGACGCGGCTGGATGCGACGCTGGCCGATCCCGACACCTACACGAAGATGAGCGCGGCGAAGCAGAGTGAACTGCAGAAGCAGCATGGCGAGTTGGTGAAGCAGCTGGAGACGGCGGAAGAAGCCTGGCTCGACGCGCAGGCGAAACTCGAAACCGCGCAGGCCGAGGCGGCGTAA
- the lptF gene encoding LPS export ABC transporter permease LptF: protein MRGVVLYIMRQIAWPLGFATLTLTGVIWLTQSLRFIDRIVNNNLAFDDFLYLTMLVLPSIVAIILPVAGFCAALYAFHRLASDSEMIVLSAAGFSRLSLARPALYISAVVMVAMYVILLFLMPLGSRTLRATQYEFRNDLAGMALLEGVFNTPTANLTVYIRERDSNGDMLGVLVHDNRNSASPVTMLAERATLVRTDLGPRLYMVNGNRQQVDAEHKSLSLLYFDNYSLDLDSYANKEGQGWREPSERYLHELFNPDMSNADDVNQYAKLIVEGHRRLATPLYAPALILIAIASVIGGEFNRRGHGQRLILGAAIAILVQVLSLSVTQLSVKNLPLVPLMYLVPVLTMAAAIYALREPVRRLRTA, encoded by the coding sequence ATGCGCGGGGTCGTTCTCTACATCATGCGCCAGATCGCCTGGCCGCTCGGTTTTGCCACCCTCACCCTGACCGGGGTGATCTGGCTGACCCAGTCGCTCCGCTTCATCGACCGCATCGTCAACAACAACCTCGCCTTCGACGATTTCCTCTATCTGACCATGCTGGTCCTGCCCAGCATCGTGGCCATCATCCTGCCGGTCGCCGGCTTCTGCGCCGCGCTCTATGCCTTCCACCGGCTGGCCAGCGATTCCGAGATGATCGTGCTGTCGGCGGCGGGGTTCAGCCGGCTGTCGCTGGCGCGCCCGGCGCTCTACATCTCAGCCGTCGTGATGGTGGCAATGTATGTGATCCTGCTTTTCCTGATGCCGCTCGGCTCGCGCACCCTGCGCGCCACGCAGTATGAATTCCGCAACGACCTCGCCGGCATGGCGCTGCTGGAAGGCGTATTCAACACGCCAACCGCCAACCTGACCGTCTACATCCGCGAACGCGACAGCAATGGCGACATGCTGGGCGTGCTGGTGCACGACAACCGCAATTCCGCCAGCCCGGTGACCATGCTGGCCGAGCGCGCCACACTGGTGCGCACAGACCTGGGCCCGCGACTGTACATGGTGAACGGCAACCGCCAGCAGGTCGATGCCGAGCACAAGTCGCTGTCACTGCTGTATTTCGACAATTACAGCCTCGACCTCGACAGTTATGCGAACAAGGAAGGGCAGGGCTGGCGCGAACCGTCCGAGCGATATCTGCACGAGCTGTTCAATCCCGATATGAGCAACGCCGACGACGTGAACCAGTATGCCAAGCTGATCGTCGAGGGCCATCGCCGGCTGGCGACACCTCTCTATGCTCCGGCACTGATCCTGATCGCGATCGCCAGCGTGATCGGTGGCGAATTCAACCGGCGCGGCCATGGCCAGCGCCTGATCCTCGGTGCCGCCATTGCCATCCTGGTGCAGGTTCTCAGTCTGAGCGTCACTCAGCTCTCGGTCAAAAACCTGCCACTGGTGCCGCTGATGTATCTGGTGCCCGTGCTGACGATGGCCGCAGCCATTTATGCATTGCGTGAGCCGGTCCGCCGGCTGCGGACGGCCTGA
- a CDS encoding DNA polymerase III subunit chi, with protein MAELLFYHLTRRRLEQVLPELLEKTLQKGWKAVVKGGSEERIQALNGELWTYGRNSFLPHGIKPDGFAEKQPIYLTVEDERPNQADVLFLVDGADATDVSAYTRVCDLFDGNDDAAVDAARQRWKRAKDAGHKLTYWQQNEDTGGWIKKAEG; from the coding sequence GTGGCCGAACTGCTGTTCTACCATCTGACCCGGCGGCGCCTTGAACAGGTGCTGCCGGAGCTTTTGGAAAAGACGCTGCAGAAGGGCTGGAAGGCTGTCGTCAAGGGCGGCAGCGAGGAACGCATCCAGGCGCTGAACGGCGAGCTGTGGACCTATGGCCGCAACAGCTTTTTGCCGCATGGCATCAAGCCGGACGGCTTCGCGGAAAAGCAGCCGATCTATCTCACCGTCGAGGACGAGCGGCCCAACCAGGCCGACGTGCTGTTCCTGGTCGACGGCGCCGATGCCACGGATGTCTCGGCTTATACCCGCGTCTGCGACCTGTTCGACGGCAATGACGATGCCGCCGTGGATGCCGCGCGGCAGCGCTGGAAACGCGCGAAAGACGCCGGCCACAAGCTGACCTACTGGCAGCAGAACGAAGACACCGGCGGCTGGATCAAGAAGGCCGAAGGCTAA